Proteins from a single region of Chitinibacter bivalviorum:
- the pyk gene encoding pyruvate kinase has protein sequence MLRSTKIVSTLGPASSDAATLERLVAAGVNMVRLNFSHGTAQDHLDRAALVREQAKKVGRPIAIMVDLQGPKIRVGKFKKNKIELAKGAKFVLDAACEMGDQDTVGLDYKELPNDVESGNILLLDDGKIQLVVDAVEGQKVYTTVLVGGTLSNNKGINRQGGGLTAPALTGKDMEDIKVAAKLHADYVAVSFPKSAADMYMARTLLRAAGSKALLIAKIERTEAIDNLNEILEASDGIMVARGDLAVEVGDAAVPALQKRMIKAARRLNKLTITATQMMESMISSPVPTRAEVSDVANAVLDGTDAVMLSAETASGQYPVETVEAMARICLEAEKSQDYKVSNQALIDGEYTRVDQTISMAALFASNHLNVKVIAALTQSGSSALWMSRVISGVPIYALTPEAETYNRLSLFRDVEPVMLSHDNTDRESLLVRAEMEMLRRGIVQQGDLIAFTFGDVVGMLGGTNCLKIVKAGESQKTR, from the coding sequence ATGCTACGAAGCACAAAAATTGTTTCCACCTTGGGTCCTGCATCAAGTGATGCCGCAACACTAGAACGACTGGTGGCGGCTGGCGTGAATATGGTGCGCTTAAATTTCTCACATGGCACGGCGCAGGATCACCTCGATCGTGCAGCTCTGGTGCGTGAGCAAGCAAAAAAGGTTGGGCGCCCAATTGCGATTATGGTCGATTTACAAGGGCCTAAAATCCGCGTTGGTAAGTTTAAGAAAAATAAAATCGAGCTCGCAAAAGGGGCGAAATTTGTCCTGGATGCTGCGTGCGAAATGGGCGATCAAGATACGGTAGGGCTTGATTACAAAGAGCTACCCAATGATGTGGAAAGCGGCAATATTTTGCTGCTGGATGATGGCAAAATCCAATTGGTCGTGGATGCCGTTGAAGGGCAAAAAGTGTATACCACGGTGTTGGTGGGCGGTACTTTATCTAATAATAAAGGGATTAACCGCCAAGGCGGTGGCTTAACGGCGCCGGCTCTGACGGGTAAAGATATGGAGGACATCAAGGTCGCAGCGAAGCTGCATGCTGATTATGTCGCCGTGTCGTTCCCAAAAAGTGCCGCCGATATGTATATGGCCCGCACACTATTGCGTGCAGCGGGCAGTAAAGCATTATTGATTGCCAAAATTGAGCGCACGGAGGCCATTGATAATCTTAATGAAATCCTTGAAGCCTCCGATGGGATTATGGTGGCGCGTGGTGATTTGGCGGTCGAGGTTGGCGATGCGGCGGTGCCTGCTTTGCAAAAACGCATGATTAAAGCCGCACGTCGCCTAAATAAACTCACCATCACTGCGACCCAAATGATGGAGTCTATGATTTCGAGCCCAGTGCCTACCCGCGCCGAAGTTTCGGACGTCGCCAATGCGGTTTTGGATGGCACAGATGCTGTGATGTTGTCAGCAGAAACGGCTTCTGGGCAGTATCCAGTGGAAACCGTCGAGGCGATGGCTAGAATTTGCCTTGAAGCAGAAAAATCGCAAGACTACAAAGTGAGCAATCAGGCTTTGATTGATGGTGAATATACTCGCGTTGATCAAACTATCTCGATGGCCGCTTTGTTTGCCTCTAATCACTTGAATGTCAAAGTGATTGCTGCGCTCACCCAATCGGGTTCATCAGCTTTATGGATGTCACGTGTGATCTCTGGGGTGCCAATTTATGCATTAACACCCGAGGCTGAAACCTATAATCGCCTCTCATTATTCCGTGATGTTGAGCCTGTTATGCTTTCGCACGACAATACGGATCGTGAGTCATTGTTAGTGCGTGCCGAGATGGAAATGTTACGTCGCGGAATCGTGCAACAAGGTGATCTGATTGCCTTTACATTTGGTGATGTGGTTGGGATGTTGGGCGGCACGAACTGCCTGAAAATTGTAAAAGCGGGTGAGTCGCAAAAAACGCGCTAA
- the fliJ gene encoding flagellar export protein FliJ, whose amino-acid sequence MAAFRFAFLLQLALDEREEASRAMQAAQASWLLAKSKLEQVDGFRTEYRARLANQAQTGISITQWRDFQLFLAKLDAAAIQQNDEVVRLGHEYERRKIDWQDCERKVKAFEALKDRHEKGEIKKENQREQKMLDEFNSRFGRES is encoded by the coding sequence GTGGCCGCTTTTCGCTTTGCCTTTTTATTGCAATTGGCGCTTGATGAGCGAGAAGAGGCCTCACGTGCCATGCAAGCTGCTCAGGCAAGCTGGCTACTGGCAAAATCTAAGCTCGAACAAGTCGATGGCTTTCGTACCGAATATCGTGCGCGATTGGCTAATCAAGCCCAAACGGGTATCTCAATTACGCAGTGGCGTGATTTTCAATTGTTTCTTGCCAAGCTTGATGCCGCTGCGATTCAGCAAAATGATGAAGTGGTGCGCTTGGGTCATGAATATGAGCGGCGAAAAATCGATTGGCAGGATTGCGAGCGCAAGGTAAAGGCATTTGAGGCCTTAAAAGATCGGCATGAAAAAGGCGAAATTAAAAAAGAAAACCAGCGTGAACAGAAAATGCTGGACGAGTTTAATAGCAGATTTGGTCGTGAATCCTAG
- the fliI gene encoding flagellar protein export ATPase FliI — protein sequence MNPTHKSIQSYLKDCGTAVKSVKPWLPRGRLTRVSGLVLEAVGLRLPIGASCDVMTPSGHPVEAVVVGFQEQRLFLMPIAEIYGVEPGASVMPREDVAAWKPEYGKPRPVQRRAEDHGRQVPVGWGLLGRILDGLGRPLDGKGPLMNEAYYPLFSRAYNPMDREPVRSVMDVGVRAINAMLTVGRGQRLGLFAGSGVGKSVLLGMMARYTAADVVVVGLIGERGREVKDFIENILGDEGRARSVVVAAPADTPPLLRLYGAAYATSIAEYFRDQGKNVLLIMDSLTRYAMAQREIALAVGEPPATKGYPPSVFARLPQLVERAGNGREGGGSITAFYTVLSEGDDQQDPIADNARAILDGHFVLSRQLAEAGHYPAIDIEASISRVMHDIISHQEFEMVRRFKFLYSRYQRSKDLISVGAYVPGSDPVLDDAIRRHPAFEAFLQQAITEQEGYEGARMKLAQLFAN from the coding sequence ATGAACCCGACGCATAAATCCATTCAGTCCTACCTTAAGGATTGTGGCACGGCAGTGAAGTCGGTTAAACCATGGCTACCCCGCGGCCGGCTCACTAGGGTTTCTGGACTCGTTCTGGAGGCGGTTGGCTTGCGTTTACCGATTGGGGCATCGTGCGATGTGATGACCCCTAGTGGGCATCCAGTTGAAGCGGTGGTCGTGGGCTTTCAAGAGCAGCGCTTGTTTTTGATGCCGATTGCCGAAATTTATGGTGTTGAACCGGGCGCTAGCGTCATGCCACGTGAAGACGTTGCGGCATGGAAGCCTGAGTACGGTAAGCCCAGGCCAGTTCAACGTCGGGCAGAAGATCATGGTCGACAAGTGCCGGTGGGCTGGGGGCTATTAGGTCGCATCCTTGATGGTTTAGGTCGGCCGCTGGATGGCAAAGGCCCTTTGATGAATGAGGCCTACTATCCACTTTTTTCCCGCGCTTATAATCCGATGGATAGAGAACCCGTACGCTCGGTCATGGATGTGGGGGTACGCGCGATCAATGCCATGCTCACGGTTGGCCGTGGGCAGCGTCTAGGTTTGTTTGCCGGCTCTGGTGTGGGTAAGTCAGTCTTGCTGGGGATGATGGCTCGCTATACGGCAGCAGACGTCGTGGTGGTGGGGCTGATTGGCGAGCGTGGGCGTGAGGTAAAGGACTTTATCGAAAATATTCTTGGCGATGAAGGTCGGGCACGCAGTGTCGTGGTTGCCGCTCCCGCAGATACGCCGCCATTGCTGCGATTGTATGGCGCGGCCTATGCAACGAGTATTGCCGAATATTTTCGGGATCAAGGCAAGAATGTCCTGCTCATTATGGATTCACTAACTCGCTATGCGATGGCTCAGCGCGAAATTGCCTTGGCCGTCGGTGAGCCGCCCGCCACGAAGGGGTATCCACCGTCAGTTTTTGCGCGTCTGCCGCAATTGGTAGAGCGCGCAGGCAATGGGCGTGAAGGCGGCGGTTCGATTACGGCCTTTTATACGGTATTGTCGGAAGGCGATGATCAGCAAGACCCGATTGCAGATAATGCGCGTGCGATTTTGGATGGGCACTTTGTATTGAGCCGGCAATTGGCCGAGGCCGGACATTATCCCGCGATTGATATTGAGGCGTCGATTTCACGGGTGATGCACGATATTATTAGTCATCAAGAATTTGAAATGGTGCGACGTTTTAAATTCCTGTATTCCCGCTACCAACGCAGCAAAGACCTAATTAGTGTCGGCGCCTATGTGCCAGGCTCTGATCCGGTATTAGACGATGCAATTCGCCGCCATCCCGCATTTGAAGCCTTTTTGCAGCAAGCGATTACAGAGCAAGAAGGCTATGAGGGGGCTAGAATGAAGCTCGCTCAATTGTTTGCCAACTAG